One genomic window of Ziziphus jujuba cultivar Dongzao chromosome 4, ASM3175591v1 includes the following:
- the LOC107416156 gene encoding (-)-germacrene D synthase-like isoform X1, translating into MSIQASAAPEAFTQNKNRPSAEFHPTIWGDYFLSHCVQKEHIEKMQQHVEELKEEVKGLVMKYSQKKTLQKLELIDAIQRLGVSYHFEREINEVLEKIYSSYGFHDEEDGDLYAISLWFRLLRQHGYYISCDVFNKFKDGDGKFKASLTVDIPSMLSLYEAAHLRMHGEEILDEVLDFTTTHLQSKLGNMNSDLAGKVTFALNRSIRKNIPRLETRHYISFYLKENSHSETLLKLAQLDFSVLQALHQKEVANLSRWWKNLDFKRKLPYARDRLVELYFWIYAMFLEPQYSLARVLVTKVAVMVSIIDDTVDAHGTYEEIKLFTEAVMRWDISAKDVLPDYMKMIYQEILDIYSQFEEHIDKEGRSYGLAYAKQAMRELVQAYFAEVDWFHNKNTPRLEEYISNGEVSAAFYALITASLLCMGEGSATEETFIWASNKPKIIKAVSLIGRLLNDIKSHKFEQKREHCASAVECCMEQHGVEEEEAHKMLHQEIENAWKDINQEFMKPTAVATPVLDCVLNIARVSDVIYEDGDGYTNSHLIKDTITLLLVDPIPIHEHLLP; encoded by the exons ATGTCGATCCAAGCTTCAGCAGCTCCTGAAGCCtttacccaaaataaaaaccGTCCCTCTGCAGAATTTCATCCCACCATTTGGGGTGATTATTTCCTCTCTCACTGTGTG CAAAAGGAGCACATCGAAAAAATGCAGCAACATGTTGAAGAATTGAAGGAAGAAGTTAAAGGGTTGGTAATGAAATATTCTCAGAAAAAAACTTTGCAAAAGTTGGAGTTGATTGATGCAATCCAACGTTTAGGTGTGTCTTACCATTTTGAGAGGGAGATTAATGAAGTATTAGAAAAGATCTATAGCTCTTATGGCTTTCATGATGAAGAGGATGGTGATCTTTACGCTATTTCACTTTGGTTTCGTTTGCTTAGGCAACATGGTTATTATATTTCGTGCG ATGTATTTAACAAGTTCAAGGACGGAGATGGCAAGTTTAAGGCATCTTTAACTGTTGATATTCCTTCCATGCTAAGTCTGTATGAGGCAGCACACCTTCGCATGCATGGGGAAGAAATTCTTGATGAAGTCCTAGATTTCACCACCACTCATCTTCAGTCAAAGCTAGGTAATATGAACTCCGACCTCGCCGGAAAGGTCACCTTTGCTCTTAACCGGTCCATCCGTAAAAACATACCGAGGTTAGAGACAAGACATTACATCTCTTTCTATCTTAAAGAAAATTCCCACAGTGAAACTTTGTTGAAGTTGGCACAGTTGGATTTTAGTGTTTTACAAGCATTGCATCAAAAGGAAGTAGCCAACCTTTCAAG GTGGTGGAAAAACTTGGACTTTAAAAGGAAGTTGCCTTATGCAAGAGACAGACTGGTAGAATTATACTTTTGGATTTATGCAATGTTTTTGGAGCCTCAATATTCCCTTGCAAGAGTGTTAGTTACCAAAGTAGCAGTCATGGTATCCATCATAGATGATACCGTTGATGCTCATGGCACATATGAAGAAATCAAACTCTTTACGGAAGCAGTCATGAg GTGGGATATTAGTGCCAAAGATGTTCTTCCAGATTACATGAAAATGATATATCAGgaaattttggatatttataGTCAATTTGAGGAGCATATTGACAAGGAAGGAAGATCCTATGGTTTAGCTTATGCAAAACAAGCG ATGAGAGAATTAGTCCAAGCCTATTTTGCTGAAGTTGATTGGTTTCATAATAAGAACACTCCAAGGCTGGAGGAATACATATCCAATGGGGAAGTAAGTGCTGCTTTTTATGCCTTAATAACGGCCTCGCTTCTATGCATGGGTGAGGGGAGTGCAACCGAAGAAACGTTCATTTGGGCCTCTAATAAACCAAAAATCATTAAAGCTGTTTCACTTATTGGCAGATTGCTGAATGACATTAAATCCCATAag TTCGAGCAGAAGAGAGAACATTGTGCATCGGCGGTTGAATGTTGCATGGAACAAcatggagttgaagaagaagaggcaCATAAAATGTTGCACCAAGAAATTGAAAATGCTTGGAAAGATATAAACCAGGAGTTCATGAAGCCAACTGCTGTAGCAACCCCTGTTCTTGACTGCGTTCTAAATATTGCACGTGTGTCAGATGTTATTTATGAGGACGGTGATGGTTATACCAATTCTCATTTGATCAAAGACACCATTACTTTGCTGCTTGTCGATCCTATACCCATTCATGAGCATCTTCTTCCATAA
- the LOC107416156 gene encoding (-)-germacrene D synthase-like isoform X2, with product MSIQASAAPEAFTQNKNRPSAEFHPTIWGDYFLSHCVQKEHIEKMQQHVEELKEEVKGLVMKYSQKKTLQKLELIDAIQRLGVSYHFEREINEVLEKIYSSYGFHDEEDGDLYAISLWFRLLRQHGYYISCDVFNKFKDGDGKFKASLTVDIPSMLSLYEAAHLRMHGEEILDEVLDFTTTHLQSKLGNMNSDLAGKVTFALNRSIRKNIPRLETRHYISFYLKENSHSETLLKLAQLDFSVLQALHQKEVANLSRWWKNLDFKRKLPYARDRLVELYFWIYAMFLEPQYSLARVLVTKVAVMVSIIDDTVDAHGTYEEIKLFTEAVMRWDISAKDVLPDYMKMIYQEILDIYSQFEEHIDKEGRSYGLAYAKQAFEQKREHCASAVECCMEQHGVEEEEAHKMLHQEIENAWKDINQEFMKPTAVATPVLDCVLNIARVSDVIYEDGDGYTNSHLIKDTITLLLVDPIPIHEHLLP from the exons ATGTCGATCCAAGCTTCAGCAGCTCCTGAAGCCtttacccaaaataaaaaccGTCCCTCTGCAGAATTTCATCCCACCATTTGGGGTGATTATTTCCTCTCTCACTGTGTG CAAAAGGAGCACATCGAAAAAATGCAGCAACATGTTGAAGAATTGAAGGAAGAAGTTAAAGGGTTGGTAATGAAATATTCTCAGAAAAAAACTTTGCAAAAGTTGGAGTTGATTGATGCAATCCAACGTTTAGGTGTGTCTTACCATTTTGAGAGGGAGATTAATGAAGTATTAGAAAAGATCTATAGCTCTTATGGCTTTCATGATGAAGAGGATGGTGATCTTTACGCTATTTCACTTTGGTTTCGTTTGCTTAGGCAACATGGTTATTATATTTCGTGCG ATGTATTTAACAAGTTCAAGGACGGAGATGGCAAGTTTAAGGCATCTTTAACTGTTGATATTCCTTCCATGCTAAGTCTGTATGAGGCAGCACACCTTCGCATGCATGGGGAAGAAATTCTTGATGAAGTCCTAGATTTCACCACCACTCATCTTCAGTCAAAGCTAGGTAATATGAACTCCGACCTCGCCGGAAAGGTCACCTTTGCTCTTAACCGGTCCATCCGTAAAAACATACCGAGGTTAGAGACAAGACATTACATCTCTTTCTATCTTAAAGAAAATTCCCACAGTGAAACTTTGTTGAAGTTGGCACAGTTGGATTTTAGTGTTTTACAAGCATTGCATCAAAAGGAAGTAGCCAACCTTTCAAG GTGGTGGAAAAACTTGGACTTTAAAAGGAAGTTGCCTTATGCAAGAGACAGACTGGTAGAATTATACTTTTGGATTTATGCAATGTTTTTGGAGCCTCAATATTCCCTTGCAAGAGTGTTAGTTACCAAAGTAGCAGTCATGGTATCCATCATAGATGATACCGTTGATGCTCATGGCACATATGAAGAAATCAAACTCTTTACGGAAGCAGTCATGAg GTGGGATATTAGTGCCAAAGATGTTCTTCCAGATTACATGAAAATGATATATCAGgaaattttggatatttataGTCAATTTGAGGAGCATATTGACAAGGAAGGAAGATCCTATGGTTTAGCTTATGCAAAACAAGCG TTCGAGCAGAAGAGAGAACATTGTGCATCGGCGGTTGAATGTTGCATGGAACAAcatggagttgaagaagaagaggcaCATAAAATGTTGCACCAAGAAATTGAAAATGCTTGGAAAGATATAAACCAGGAGTTCATGAAGCCAACTGCTGTAGCAACCCCTGTTCTTGACTGCGTTCTAAATATTGCACGTGTGTCAGATGTTATTTATGAGGACGGTGATGGTTATACCAATTCTCATTTGATCAAAGACACCATTACTTTGCTGCTTGTCGATCCTATACCCATTCATGAGCATCTTCTTCCATAA